The genomic region cttgagagggctgcttggggatctggggcaaaatcagtacttggtcctgctagtgaaggcagggggctgtacttgatgacctttcaaggtctcttccagttctatctCTATTTATTGAAGTAGCCAATTTAGAAGGTTAAATTTTGTCCATATTTTATTAGTCCTATTAATTGACCCAACGTGGGTTTTTTAAACAGCATTCAAGTTTTGCTTGACTCTTCTTCCATTGAATTCATAGAGAATTCTACCATTGATCAGAACTAAACACAAATCTCATTTAGAATTGCTGGGCCAAAGACATCAAATTGGAATAGCTGGATGATGACGAAGTTACTCGTCCATTTGGCCTGATAGTATATTTTGCAGAAATACAGAAACAAAGATCATATTGCACATATTCAAATGCAGTATGACAGTGACAAAGTATGTTGAAATGAATTTCCACTTTCATACTATACTTTCATAGTTAACCAATACTTTAGGAATAAACctcaaataattaaataatcaaCTGGCCTTTTGAAGCACAAACTCCACCCCAGCATTCTGTATATCAAAATCAATACCCATCAAAGTTCCATATAGTGATCTTGATATCTGGCCAAATAAACATTGCTAGTTAACATCTCCCAACCATAGATACGTCTAAAGTGTCCAGTTTGCTTCTCCCATATCTATCAGACTTTTATACCACTGACCAGGAGGTTTTGTTGAGTGCTGGGGCATCATTTAAGTAGTTTATGGAGTCTCCTGAATGAATCACTTCCTATCTTGCTGAGAAGGTAAAAGTGAGCAGTAAAAGTGAGAGGGGTGCTCTCGTACAGGGAATCACAGAGGTCTATTTTGTCATGACTGGCATCTGATTACCTTGAGACATCTCCTTTCTCCCTGGCCCATGCTGACACAACCGAGATCAGAAGAGGTGCTAAAGGTAGAGATCCCTTTCTGAAGCATCTTCAGCTTTGTAGGATGTGTCAGCCTACTGAGTATACTGCAAGGCCCATCTCTTCTCTTGGACATTCAGGATGAGTTGAGGGTTAAAGAGGATTTTATTTTATGCTCAGAAGAACAGCTCATTGCATTTTATTGTGAAATTAAATTATGTCAGGGTGCCCAGTGTTTGGATATGCCTTTGCTTATGACTCTCTGAAAATAAATTGAATACATATACTatactgtctgtctgtgtctgtgtgtatctaccattggtttcaatggacgTTCCAGAAAAAGAAACAGTTGCATAATAGAGCCATGAAAATGGATTGCAAAACCTGCTTTTCCTTCGTGCATCCCAAGGACACTGCATTGCAATGCACAAATATCATGTTACAAGTGACTTATCTTACATTGCAAATACCATGTAATGAGCCAGCTTGAGGGCTGatgtgacttcactggagctatgtTGAATTACGCCAGCTGAGGGTCTGTCTCAGAAATAAACCCTTGTAGATTACTTATTTACAATAAAACTATAATTCTGCAGTATTTCCCAACAAAATATCCTGCTGATGACAGAGAAGTCCGACAGAAGAAAAAGGCAAAATTCAATGACTTCACTGGGAAGAGGATTTCTTCCATATTAACTCCTAGGTCACTTAATGTCTTGGCAAATACTATATAGGAACAAGCTCCTCACATTTGTGACTTGGAATGTAAAATATAACTTGTCTCTGTGAATAAAGCAAGAGTGAATTGCAGATCATACAGCCCATGAATACATGGGTGATAGCACAGATCTTTAATCTGTAAACTCCCAGGCTTAGAATGTTTTTTACAATTCTGCCTATTCCACTGTCATAAATAAAGACATTACCTGATAATCCTGAAACATCAGCTTTGGGTAGGTGCCTGGCTTTCAAAACAACCACGGTTAGAGTGTTTGTTGTAGACTGGTAACAGAGAGAGATCAGTAATTCTCCACGTCCAGATGACTTCTGAGGAAATGAAAAGAGAACCTTTATGAACAAATATCTTGGTCAATATCTTGGCTATGAATTGGAGAGATTAgtacattttttgaaaatgtcatatGAGACCTGATGTTGGAACACATTGGAGTAGCTCTAAAGgagttatttattattaattattattactaggAGTagaattattagtattatttattatcataGTTCTATGCTGCTTTATGTTACCAGACTTGATCCAATGTATTCTGGTTACAAAACTTTGTTAATGGCTTGTTAGTAAACAGATTAGAAAAACAAGGTGAAAGCATATATTGTCATGGAAGAGACCTATTAGTTCACTTGGTCTATAGTAAGAGAAagatttaaattgatttttgaaACACCTACATCATAGGTAATAAATCTCAGTGAAAATAAAAGGGTATAAGCAGAGCTAAAATAGAAAAGGTATATCAAACACATGTAATTCACCAAAATCTGCAATGAAATCTTTTGACAAATATAGACTCAAAATTTTATTGAAATGTTGTCCCTAATACTCTCTGGAGGACTATCATTTAAATGGAAGGAAGAAGAAATCAGGGTTCTTCTGTATAATTATTTAATTTGAATTTGCAAGAACAATGGCTTCACTTCAAGTAaagcaaagaaaagaaacaggGACCTAaaaggttgaacctctctggtaTATACAGTATGAATGAGATGATTACAGAGCTGTTGTGCTGAAGCATTAGAACTATAAAACAATGATATTGCTGATAGGAATATTGGCTGGCAGACATTAATTCAATTGGATGTAATGCTTGATCTTTTGAAAGCAATTACATTAACGTCAATACACATGCCAAATCCTCAGGAAGGGCTGGTGGGCACAATTCAGTTGTTATGGTTTTGAAATATCTTTTCATTCTGAACCTGGATAAGaaacacagggtgaaattctggccccagtgaagccaacaggagttctgacagatttcaatggggtcaggattttgcCCATAGTGACTTCCTTTTATTAGTGGAGCTGCAGCCTGTGTTTCAATACTTAAGACACCGGATAATAATACAAAGGTCAAATAATACATTTGAAATCAAACAATGTAGTCAACAATGTAATTTTGTGAGTGGTTTCAAATAAAATATTGGATAAATATTTTTGATCTTTAAGGGCTGGATCCATAGCTCACTGCAGTCAactgaaagattcccattgacttcagtgagctttgagtCAAGTTGTAATTGCCCATCTTCAATatagaatggggaaaaaaagctgtGCATTCTGTTCTTGCCAGCCTGATTAATTTGGGTCAGAGCCTGCTGACCTGACAtaagtggtcccattgaagtaaattgcATAAGAAAATAGGATTTGGTCCATTAGCAATTTCTTATAACAAGCTCACTGCAGTGATCATTGATTGCACTTGTATGCTTGTCTCCCCATAATGTTATCCTGTAAAGCTTCTTAATGGTTGTTCTGATGAACTCTTTCCCTACTTTCTAATATACTAGTAAAATAAtaacataataataaataataaaagcacatgacttttaaagatatttaaaataGATTACCCTAACATTTCTTTTGATGATCTCCCTGTTCATTAGCATCCTTCCCTCAGACAATTCAATTCCTTCAAGTGGAATAAGGACTTCTCCAATGATGTCATCTCTGGAAAACCTGTCAAAGCTCAAGATCATAAAGTGAAGGATTAAATCTTGGACTTGGCTATAGGGGATCCCATAAAATGTAAAGGTTTCATCGAAAGCTGGATCTAAGGTTTTTCTCAGCACTCTGGTTTTCACTTTGTGCTTCTTCTCAGGTAAGATTGTCATTTTGATGTAGGGATCAGAAGTCATTGACTGTTCATCCATTGCTGGCAATCCACGTGCTTCTTTGATGTTCACCACAAATGCCTTCTTCTCAAAGTTGTACtctaaagagaaaaagagagTCCCTAGCTTGTCTTGTTTCTCTTCGGAAGTCAGTGAAGTGTTGGACTTTAAGCTCTCAGGGGATATTGAATCTTTCTCTCTTTCTACAAAGTGCTTTGGAGTCAAGTTCTCAAGATCTGGAGAGCTCTGGATTTTGGGGGTTGTTTTGGGGAAGTTGCCATTCAAATCTCTCTTTTCCAGGTCGAGGTGGAGAGAATTCTTTGGCATCACTGATTTGCTTTTTGCTTCACTTTTGTCATCCGCTCCAAATTTCTTCTTACTGTTAAGGTTCTCGGGATAAATGTCAACCCCCTTCAGCACATGGACAAATTTGTAGGGAGGGGTCTTGTTGGATTTGGAAGATTTACGCTGGCAGCAGATCCAAGCAAAGAGGGAGACTGTGAAGACAAGGCCAAAAGCACTAAAGATCCCAACCACTGTAGGAATTTCATCTGCAAATCAAATTAATAGTAACAAACATGTAAACAGCAGTGCTTGAGATAATACTGTGATATATTAGAAAATACACTCAAAAGAGATGGCACTAGCAGCAACCTAGGCAGACTGAAATGTTTTTTCATTATACACATTGCAAAGGATCTGTGTATATTTCACGCCACCTGCAGGTATAAATGTGTAGCCACACAGCAAGAGGGACCCTTTATGTAAGTACTTTTCCATATACAGTGTAgccaattattttaatttattgttcATTTCTAGTTAATAACAGAGTGATTGTGAGGAAAACAGTAGGACAAAATAATATCATTAATAATTATTCTGAAATGGCTCCTTTCCATGTGCAGTTTCTAGGTTCACTTAGAACAACTAACTCAGTATGAACCCACGAGGCAAAAGCATTTTCGGCTCACTCCTGCAGCTTCTGCATTGAGTCTCCAGGATTTTGTTGCTTAAACAGAATCTGAAATATGCATTACTTGTATATGCCATCTATGTTTTATATTGCTCCCCGGACTGCTCTGTATATCGAATGAGGTAAATGTTTTGTGTTCTGATCTCAAAAGGGGTTAGAGGTATCTCATGAAGATGCTGAGTTTAATAGAAGGGGATGGTATTCAACACTTTCTTAGGAGGCACTCACCTTCTTGCAGGAGTGAGTCCTTGAAACAATAATTATATCTATAAAGGCTTTTTCCTGCTACCTGGACATTATGCATGCATGTTCAACTCTAAAAACAAGAAAACCCACTGTGTTGCTATCCTTTAAGTATTGAACCCATCTGACTATTAACCAAAGTCGTGGAGAATTTAAAAGCAATAGAAGGAGGgttcttgtttattttacaatatttcATTAGATCGTATATTGTGACAAAAAAACATTAGAGCTAGATTCCTCTCCCGTGTTCATATGAATCATGCATTTGAAAATTACATTTCAAAGGGGAAAACAGTGCAAGTGCTACAATCTCACTTAGAATGTGGATAAAGTGGTTGCATATAGAATTATATCATTAGTATTTCATAAGTATGCAATGAAGGACCACATGAGCACAACTAACTGGAAATCCAATTTGCCCTATAAGTAACAAATTTTAACATCCCACAATATAACAGTCAGAGCTAAATCCACATCACTGTAAGAGTGAGGGGCTAGTAAAATATTAATGTAATGATGTTTTGTATGAATAAGGGTAATTATGGTCTTTATGTAAGAGTGCTGGTTCTTTAACACATGATTAGCAGACCTTTCTGGTTGAGAAAGAGCACAGGTGTCCTATATGAATGAGTCTGTTATGTATAGTTAAAAGCTAGACACATGGGATTACTTTTCACTTACTGtcatatctttatttttttttattggcgtGACTGAAAAAATAGCACTAGAAAGAGATATTAGGAGATAAACTTCCAGCAGCTAAAGGGTTAGGCCTGGCTCTACATTTCTTCCAACAGTTGAGTCATTTTCCCTTCTACCCTTATTCTATATCATTCATTGTAATTAAATGTAAGGACTCAATAAAATGACATATATGATCAATAAGTGAATTCATTgtttttaaagttaaacatgtggcACTGAGTTTAGACAATTCCTCAGGGTTCAGAAATGGAAAATGTATGAGATGCAATAGGAGAGAACAAGGTCTATATCATAATTATTAGCACAACTTAAACAGGTTTTAAGTATCAGTTTGCATTTTTGTAGCACTTTTCATTAGATCACATTTAGACAGACTGTTTATAAAAGTGTGAATAATATGACATGCTACATCTACAGCTTCTGGTAGCATTGATAGGACAAAATTGGTACTTAAAATTAATTATCTTAATTGAATCAGTCATCAGGTGCGCAAGATGTCACAAATGTAGTTAGAAACACCcaggtgatgggggtgggggcagggagatgaaACGGTAAAGAACATTGCTATACATTTACTTCAATTAGATAACAACCTGTGTTTGTTGCTATTTTCATATGGCAAATCAATTGTCCAGCCATTCAGAAAAGCCAGATTTCTTTCAAATGTTATTTATTAATACTAgagcagattctgatctcagtaacACAGATGTAAATCAGGATTCACTCCATTTAAATCAAGGGAGTGATTTCAAATTTACACTCTTGCTAGAGTAAATATTTTGTAAAGGATAGTtcagaaacattttcttttataaaCTCTAAGTAAATGTATAGATACACACACCTATTTATGTGAGTGTTTCTGAAACTCCCTTTCTGTAATAAAGTTAATCCCATATGCAACCAAAAAATGTtgaatttaaaacttttttattattattatcctttTATACTAACATCCACTGCACCAAAATTTATCTCAGTAGTAAGATGTCCATTTAAAATAAGTGGGGATATCACACATTCACTCACCTAGCAACATCAATTAAAagaacacacatatatatatatatatatatatatatatatatatatatatatctgtggATAAGATTTTATATGCCCTCCTCTTTAAGAAGACAGGGGTGAAAGCTATTCCAAGAGCATTTTGAACAAGGATTTGATCTTTGGCATGGAATATACTTGAACAACTTAACTCTGGGGTATGCTATCTTTCCTCGAGGTAGAGGAGATAATCGAGGCATCAGTAATACACAAAAAAGTCCTAATGCTTGCCAGTACCTgggctgcaaaaacaaaaaagaaaattacacATCTATGAACTTCAAAGACATAAAAAAAAGATTCAAGTGCCCAAAGGATTCCTCTGAAAGAGATATAAGGAAGCTGTGGAGATAGGTTAGACAAGATTTAAAGCATACCCTTAGTTAGCCCTTAGTTAGCTCTCCCAACGCCATGAAATGGAACGTTCATACAAATGCCCAGCCAGCTCTCAGGCTTAAGGATGGAAATTGCCTGGCATTATAAGTTTGGGATGGAACTTGCTTACCAAATTCTTCTCTGCTCGCTGAAATCGGAGCCATTTTTGCTGcgtgctctgtccaaggtactGAAAAGCACTTCCTCTCCTTAGCCCAGCTCTTAGCTTGCACAAACCCAACGGAGCCCTATTTTTCCAGCGTGATGAAATCACAAACATGAAAGATCGGGAaggttgaggaggaggaggctgtgaacggggaggggagggagctttTAGACCTTCCCTCTTCACAGTGATTTGCAACCCTCTCCCTGTTTTGGTTCTTCTGAGTAGCTCGGCTCCGAGACTGAAGACGTGGTTGAAACCCAAATTGACGCAATCCTGACGCTACAGGGCTGAAATCAGcaccttccttccccccctccccaccccttccccccctagGGATTCAGCACACACTCATCAATTATTTTAACTGCTCTGCTGCAGGAGATTAGCTCACATTCTCAGCCTGACACAGACAGAGATGCTAATTCCTACAGCCAAACATGCCCTTGTATAATCCACAGCCCTGGTATGTTTCAttaagtattatttattaatttgatATCCAGGTTGCAATGATGCAGTAGACGATGCAAAGTCTTAGGGTTAAACGACCCAGCTCCAATTTCAGGGATGTGTTTTCACTATATTTGATACCATACACATAATGGATCGGAATCACTAAATGTCCTGTGTctactgccccttcccccttggAAGTGCAAGAACATAGTGTTCTCTTCTCCCTACCTGCCTTCGGGTCTGGGTAAAAGCTGGATCTGCCTGTCAATTTGGAACCTAAAGCTCCCGGATTATACTGTAAAAAAGTCTGATGCTAAAACACCCACAACTCCCCCTGAATCTGCAACAGTGCTGTAAAACCTGGCACTTGAATCCTGCTGGATCCAGCCAAGTTTTGGCTCCCATCCCAAATTCTGCTGCATAAATGGAGACCAAGTGAAGGTACTCCTGTTACAACAACAAAATCCAGAGACAGAGGGATAGTGCTCCAGATCCCTGGATCTCGATCCCGACATTTTTTTATCCCCCACCCAGCAAATGCTGCTGCTTAACGACAGAATAAATGTAGCTGCTTCTAACTCCAGCAAAATCAATCCATCTGAGAGGATGCACCGAGTCTGTCTGCGATGCTGATAATCCCAATTCCACTTCTAAAACAAAGACCATGTTTAGCTGCTTCTGCTGCACTTCAGCAATCCTGCCGGGGGCCCCCAGTCCACCTCTCCACACACACTACAGCTGTTCCACAGAAACTCAAATCCAGGATGGGGACTCTACTGGATCTTACCAAATTTTGGCTCCAAACACATCAATGATACTCTAAAATAGAGGATAGTGGTGCTTCAACTATACACCTATAAAAATCTGGACATACACACATGCTGGTATAAGAATGTGGCAAAAACTACCATTTGACTCCTCTATTTATTTTGACATTACAATTTGGGTGTTCAAAGACAGGCAGGATCTAGGTACATCCAGCTTTTGactttccctcccttccttttgttaatagcaactttttttttattttggccaTCCAAAATTTAGACTTGTTCAAATGTAAGTGCATGGAAATAATTCCATTTGATTTTACACTCCAGAGCAGACTGACAGGCTTCCAACCATGATCAAAATATGCTGGATCTTGACACGAATGTAACTGGAGAACATATGGATGCTATCCCTGATCCAGTATCAATAGGGCTTTTTCCCCCTCTGATGAAATCTGGAAGAATCTCTGTTGATATACACAGGGATTACCAAGCACATGGAACTGCCAATTTCTGACTGTCAAAGGTTTCCTTCCCTTCTGGTTTCTTAAAAACCATGGAACACAGGGAGGCACCACGTAAAAGGCTGTTACACAGTTTGCAAGTTTGATAGTGGCTGGGGACCACTTTCTTTCAGCACTGATTTTCTTTCCCAGAATGGAAACTCTGGTAAAATGAAGGTGTGGGTGGCAGCAAGTTGGTTTTTTTACAAAGTACAAGATAGTTCAGCCATTTTCCTCACTGTTCCCCCCCCCTTTAAATTAACAACATTTGTCCTTTTTATGGATTATCAATATTATTATTTGATATTAATAATCTGGGAATGCCTAGAGACCAATCAggttgaggccccattgtgctaaacacTATACAAAAATATAGTAAATGACAGTCTTTACCGTTACTTTTATCTCAGGTTTGTACATATCTGGCTCATTCAAACATTACAGAAGGTGTTTCTTTCACTGCCCTGACTCCCATCCTTTAGGAATTGTTAGTTTTCAAGGAGATGATGATAATTAGATAGACTGCTATTTTACATATATAGAGAATCAACTCTTTATTCCCATAGTATACCACTTCTATGACATGGCAAAAAAAGCATCACTTACATCAATCATGATCCTTCTATAGTTTACTATATGGCTACACTTAGTACAGAATATGTGTCACAGAAAATACCTAAGAAGCAGGTTGAGCATTGGGATGCTGGCAAACCTTGACACAGATGTGCTGTTTAATCTCTGTGTTGTGCAAGCACCATCTAGTGTACACCTTAGATCCATCAGTGCATGAGGAATAGCACACATATACACACTTATGCAAACATACACAGAACTACGCAGAGAGATAATCAGCCTGTTATTTCCACGTTGTATATAAGGCAAATGGCAGAAATATGATCACCCCTTCTATTTGTTAACTGGCTATATTTCAGGTGAGTCCCACCCAAGCGATGGGCACTTTTTCTCTCCTTGTGGTTGCAGATTCTTAGGAATGCCTTCCTGTCCTGGGGAAACATACTGAAGGTTTCAGCAGAGATTCACATTCTTAGAACACCTTTTTGTAAAAACTAGAGCAAAAGCTCAGTCTACATTCCCCTCCATTAATTTGATAAGCAAACAGATGACATGATATGAGCACATCAACCCTCAGACACATTCAGCACAGAGTCAGGGAGAGCTGTTTGAGACCTTGGCCACTGTACTAAGTTCAAGTGAGTTCCTGTGAAAAATGTACAGTCCAGCTGACTACATCACAATGAGCTTTTCTGTGGGTCTAGAAAACAGATTATCAATGCACAGGCATGCGCAGAACACCCTCCAGCTGCTGAGAGAGCAGGGAGTGTGGTTACTAAGCAACAGAGACCATACAGTTCCAAAACCAGATAGGCCTCAAACAAGCATTTGGGGCTGGAAAATAATggttttcccttccctccccacttgcCAACAAACAGTTACTAGGTTTCGGTTTCAAAAGAGCTTGTGTGGAGGAGAAAAAGGCCTGGCTTCCTCCTTTAGAAACCAAAAACAactcttattttaaaatataagataAATCTCCATGCTTTATATGTGGGAGGTAAAAACAGGGAAAAAGCCCTTTTCCACCCCAACAAAATCTTATCTCTGGAGCTACATGCTgatgctatgtctacacttggagcttagggtgtgattcccagcttgcataggCATATCCATGAggtccaggtgggtttgtactcaggttGGTTAGCCTGTGGCACTGCTTGCCACTGACCGTGCTTCCACAGCTACAGTATTTTTAGAACACTAGCTCGGTTATGTCTATGCAAGCTGGGAACCACACACCTCAGCTTCAAGTGTAGTAGACATAGCCAGAGGTTCACATGTTCAAATACAGCCACTAATTGTGTAAGCCTCAATTTTTGGATTCCAGATTTGAGACATTGACTTGATATGGACCTGAAAGTGCTtgttcagcacatttgaaaatcaggccaaaaagccaagatttttaaaagtaggaATCTAAGTTAGACCACATAAATAAGTGACCACATTTTCTAGAATGCTGAGGACCCAGACACCCCAGCTGACTTCAGAAGAACCTtcccagcacttttgaaaatcaggccactaatTTGGAAGTCTAAATATCTAGTGGTTAAATCTCTAGACTAGGATTTGGGAGTGTTGattccaattccctgctctgccacagacttcctgtgggacgTTGGATAAACCACATAGTCTATCTGTGCCTTacctccccatctgtcaaatgggggtaATAGCACTTCTCCACCTCACCGGAATAttctgaagataaatacattaacaagtgggaggtgttcagatactgtgGGGATGGAGGCTacataagtacctaagatagatagaaAGCATGGATTTAGAAGCCTATCACTATGTTTCTGTCTCTGAAAAAATCAGCCTTAGTGTAAATTTGAAGCTTTATTTGTGGGAAAATATGGCCCTAGATAATTTCACAGCATCAAGATTCTGTAGGTACAATGACTTCCTGCCTACCAGCTATTTCAGGAAAAACACACATATATGCAACTTACATGCAAATACCATATAAGTAACATATAGTATGATATTGACTTTGTCTGAGACATTTTGACTAGAGTAGGTTggataatgttttgttttgtttttctgtggaaaatgttgcctttttggcaaaaaattggaaagaaaatCAGACAAATACTGAACATTTttgactgaaaaacaaacaaacaaaaccttattTTGGAAATGTCACTGCAATGCCTCATGGAAGCTGTAGTTTAGATGCATCCATTCTGTTCTTTATGCTGGGCTCCCTGGTTGAACTACCTGCCCCATGATGCAGCATGGTCTCCTCTCTCACCAGCCATTTTGGTGTACCCTGAGTGACCTTGACAATAGTACatactgggaaatgtagtctggctggggaacctttagaggagaatggggaaatGAAGCAACCAAACTACAACTTCCAGGAGGCATTGTGGAGGCATTTCCAAACTTAAATTTTGGGGCTTTTGGaaaattttttcagtcttctgtccaaaaacaaaaaaagtttcagttttaagGTGTTAGTTTTTCATTGCAAAGTTTAAATTTTACAGATAGCAGACACATTTTGTGAGAAAAAATcttcataaaaaacaacaacaacacaacaaCAACTTTCCACTAATAATTTTGACAGGAATTATTTGACCAGTCCCCATTTTGACTTATATGCAAGTTGCCCTTTCATGTACTATGCTCCATACACATAAGTAACATTAAAACATATAACTATAACAGTTTTTATGTAGATGGGAGACATGCAAATGTGTCATTTTCATATACAATATACTATTTGTCAGAATCACATGAACTTAACTATCAGTGCCAGGTGCACAAGAGCAtgctgggcacagctggggaggAAGGTGGCAGAACAGGTGGCTTTCATCATCTTTCCCCCCGCCACACTCCCACAATCTTGGAGGCTGCTGGAAATTGAACCAGCCTttggtgcaagttagagcagtctTAGCAGTctagcctcagtttgccagaagccgggaatggGCGACTTGATGAttgcatgttctgttcattctctctggggcacctggcattggccactgtcggttaGAGTTAGAGCAGTCTTAGCACTGCTGTAACTATCACCAGTGGATAATGGCTTTCCAAGCAGTCATATGCTACCAGCTAGGATTACCAGACTGCATTCATTCTCTAGTTCCTCCACTTCT from Chrysemys picta bellii isolate R12L10 chromosome 6, ASM1138683v2, whole genome shotgun sequence harbors:
- the SYT4 gene encoding synaptotagmin-4 isoform X2, with protein sequence MAPISASREEFVSLFAWICCQRKSSKSNKTPPYKFVHVLKGVDIYPENLNSKKKFGADDKSEAKSKSVMPKNSLHLDLEKRDLNGNFPKTTPKIQSSPDLENLTPKHFVEREKDSISPESLKSNTSLTSEEKQDKLGTLFFSLEYNFEKKAFVVNIKEARGLPAMDEQSMTSDPYIKMTILPEKKHKVKTRVLRKTLDPAFDETFTFYGIPYSQVQDLILHFMILSFDRFSRDDIIGEVLIPLEGIELSEGRMLMNREIIKRNVRKSSGRGELLISLCYQSTTNTLTVVVLKARHLPKADVSGLSDPYVKVNLYHAKKRISKKKTHVKKCTPNAVFNELFVFDIPCEGLEDISIEFLVLDSDRGSRNEIIGRLTLGASAEGTSGEHWKEICEYPRRQIAKWHMLCDG
- the SYT4 gene encoding synaptotagmin-4 isoform X1, whose protein sequence is MAPISASREEFDEIPTVVGIFSAFGLVFTVSLFAWICCQRKSSKSNKTPPYKFVHVLKGVDIYPENLNSKKKFGADDKSEAKSKSVMPKNSLHLDLEKRDLNGNFPKTTPKIQSSPDLENLTPKHFVEREKDSISPESLKSNTSLTSEEKQDKLGTLFFSLEYNFEKKAFVVNIKEARGLPAMDEQSMTSDPYIKMTILPEKKHKVKTRVLRKTLDPAFDETFTFYGIPYSQVQDLILHFMILSFDRFSRDDIIGEVLIPLEGIELSEGRMLMNREIIKRNVRKSSGRGELLISLCYQSTTNTLTVVVLKARHLPKADVSGLSDPYVKVNLYHAKKRISKKKTHVKKCTPNAVFNELFVFDIPCEGLEDISIEFLVLDSDRGSRNEIIGRLTLGASAEGTSGEHWKEICEYPRRQIAKWHMLCDG